The following DNA comes from Thermodesulfobacteriota bacterium.
GGAACATGCTGGACCTGGCCCAGAAAGGCGTCTACCCCCCGGACAAAATCAAGAAGATGGACGAGCGGATGCTGGCAAAATATTTCCGGATCAGCGGTGAGGGACCGTTGCGGACCGTTTCCGTCCGGGAGGAAGTCAGGAGACAGGTCACCTTCAAAGCCTTTAATTTGGTAACTGACGACATGCCGGGACGACGGTTTGACGTGATTTTCTGCCGTAACGTCATGATCTATTTTGATCTGCCCACCCGGAAAAAGGTTCTGGATAAGCTCCATGAGTCGCTTAAACAAAAGGGATACCTGATTGTCGGCGGTGCCGAAAGCCTGAGTTTTCTGGATCATCCCTACCGGTTTATCGAACCGAGCGTCTACCAGAAAGTCTGACGGGTATTTATTCTTACCCCGGCAAAAGATCGGCCGGGATCTGATCCAGGGCCGGATTTTTCAGGTCCTTGTCGGAAAGAATTGGTGAAACAACCGGCCAGTCGATCCCGATGGCCGGGT
Coding sequences within:
- a CDS encoding protein-glutamate O-methyltransferase CheR yields the protein MKLNEAQYALLIDLAYREAGINLKGKHRLIETRLFQRFRQLGLTSVDDYFRRLRSDPAERSSFIDAIATTHTFFFRESGTFKYLRKGSAASIWCAACSSGEEPYSVAMDCLEKGFAPQVLATDLSRNMLDLAQKGVYPPDKIKKMDERMLAKYFRISGEGPLRTVSVREEVRRQVTFKAFNLVTDDMPGRRFDVIFCRNVMIYFDLPTRKKVLDKLHESLKQKGYLIVGGAESLSFLDHPYRFIEPSVYQKV